One window of the Epinephelus moara isolate mb chromosome 24, YSFRI_EMoa_1.0, whole genome shotgun sequence genome contains the following:
- the mdm4 gene encoding protein Mdm4 isoform X1 encodes MSSLSAQPPASGSSCRTLPGDGNQVQPKAPLLQILRVAGAQEEVFTLKEVMHYLGQYIMGKQLYDKQRQHIVHCQDDPLGELLEVESFSVKNPSPVYEMLKKYLVVLGCSDAAENLSVGRECVEGGVEDRGQMCGAVVKAGLEAGSEGPLLQTTSQRRPREPDDDSLEGLPRSACKRPKLDVTLDEWDLSGLPWWFLGNLRSNYSRRSNGSTDIHTNQLSPAQEEDTAIVSDTTDDLWFLTEGGSEQVSVEMKEAALEEGSAGEGEAPPEDDDGGGKEEKADREMQEDPDEDSQCLSDDTDTEISTQDAWQCTECRKYNTPLQRYCVRCWALRKNWYKDVPRLAHSLSVPDIPACSSLSTHDEEDDSDAGIDVPDCSRTVSDPVILPSHSTADRPLPTMITGKGKGPWPSSFHKDEQLSGGESQENLGMEIEEVRPEALLEPCKLCRVRPRNGNIIHGRTAHLLTCFPCARRLHKFQAPCPGCGKIIQKVIKIFIL; translated from the exons ATGAGCTCCCTATCAGCCCAGCCTCCGGCATCAGGCTCATCATGCAGGACACTACCTGGAGATGGAAATCAG GTACAACCAAAAGCCCCTCTCCTGCAGATTCTgcgtgttgccggagcccaagAAGAAGTCTTCACACTCAAAGAG GTGATGCACTACTTGGGTCAATACATCATGGGGAAGCAACTGTATGACAAACAGAGGCAGCACATCGTCCACTGCCAGGATGACCCTTTGGGagagctgctggaggtggagagCTTCTCCGTCAAAAACCCGAG cccaGTGTATGAAATGCTCAAGAAATACTTAGTCGTGCTTGGTTGTTCTG ACGCTGCAGAGAATCTTTCTGTGGGCCGTGAATGTGTAGAGGGCGGAGTGGAGGATCGTGGTCAG ATGTGTGGAGCTGTGGTCAAAGCAGGGCTGGAGGCTGGCAGCGAAGGGCCTCTCCTGCAGACCACCTCCCAGCGACGACCTCGGGAGCCAGACGATG ACTCCCTTGAAGGCCTGCCACGGTCAGCCTGCAAACGGCCCAAACTGGATGTTACTCTGGACGAGTGGGACCTTTCTGGCCTGCCCTGGTGGTTTCTGGGTAATCTCCGTAGTAACTACAGCCGCAGGAGCAATGGCTCTACTGACATCCATACAAACCAA CTGTCTCCTGCACAGGAGGAGGACACGGCCATCGTGTCGGACACCACTGACGACCTCTGGTTCCTGACTGAGGGCGGGAGTGAGCAAGTGAGCGTGGAGATGAAAGAGGCTGCACTGGAGGAAGGCAGTGCGGGAGAAGGGGAGGCTCCACctgaggatgatgatggaggCGGGAAGGAGGAGAAAGCAGATCGAGAG ATGCAGGAGGATCCTGATGAAGACTCGCAGTGTCTAAGTGATGACACTGATACAGAGATCTCAACACAG GATGCGTGGCAGTGCACTGAGTGCAGGAAGTATAACACCCCTCTCCAAAGGTACTGTGTTCGCTGCTGGGCTCTACGTAAGAACTGGTACAAAGATGTCCCCCGACTCGCCCATTCCCTTTCTGTCCCTGACATCCCAGCATGCAGCTCTCTCAGCACGCACGACGAGGAAGATGACAGCGACGCAGGCATTGACGTCCCAGACTGCAGCAGGACAGTCTCTGACCCCGTCATCCTGCCCTCTCACTCCACTGCTGACCGACCACTGCCCACCATGATAACAGGGAAAGGCAAGGGGCCTTGGCCCTCCAGCTTCCACAAGGATGAGCAGCTCTCAGGAGGGGAGAGTCAGGAAAATCTGGGAATGGAGATTGAAGAAGTTAGGCCTGAGGCACTGTTGGAGCCTTGCAAGCTCTGTCGAGTGAGACCCCGCAACGGAAACATAATACACGGGCGCACAGCTCACCTGCTAACCTGCTTCCCATGTGCAAGGAGGCTACACAAGTTCCAGGCTCCTTGTCCAGGATGTGGGAAGATCATTCAAAAAGTTATTAAGATATTCATTCTCTaa
- the myog gene encoding myogenin: MELFETNPYFFPDQRFYEGGDSYFPSRLPGGYDQSTYQDRNSMMGLCGSLSGGVGVGVTGMTEDKPSPSSLSPHSEPHCPGQCLPWACKLCKRKTVTMDRRRAATMREKRRLKKVNEAFDALKRSTLMNPNQRLPKVEILRSAIQYIERLQALVSSLNQQDTETGQQGLHYRPSPTQPRVSSSSEPSSGSTCCSSPEWSSTPEQCTQSYSSEDLLSAADSPEQGNMRALTSIVEGISTAGGAVAFPVDIPK, translated from the exons ATGGAGCTTTTCGAGACCAACCCTTACTTCTTCCCTGACCAGCGCTTCTATGAAGGAGGGGACAGCTACTTCCCCTCTCGCCTGCCCGGGGGGTATGACCAATCCACCTACCAGGATAGGAACTCCATGATGGGCTTATGTGGGAGTCTGTCTGGGGGCGTTGGAGTTGGGGTGACAGGAATGACTGAGGACAAACCCTCTCCATCCAGCCTGTCGCCTCACTCCGAGCCCCACTGCCCGGGTCAGTGCCTGCCTTGGGCCTGTAAGCTGTGCAAAAGGAAGACGGTTACCATGGACCGTCGGAGAGCGGCCACGATGAGGGAGAAGAGGCGTCTGAAGAAGGTGAACGAGGCCTTTGATGCTCTGAAGAGGAGCACCTTGATGAACCCAAACCAGAGGCTGCCCAAGGTGGAGATCTTGCGGAGCGCCATCCAGTATATCGAAAGGCTGCAGGCCCTGGTGTCTTCCCTCAACCAGCAGGACACTGAGACGGGACAGCAGGGACTGCACTACCGACCCAGCCCGACCCAACCCAGA gtGTCGTCGTCAAGTGAGCCCAGTTCAGGCAGCACCTGCTgcagtagcccagagtggagCAGCACTCCGGAGCAGTGCACACAGAGCTACAGCAGTGAGG ATCTCCTAAGTGCTGCTGACTCTCCAGAGCAGGGGAACATGCGTGCCCTGACCTCCATCGTGGAGGGCATCTCTACAGCAGGCGGAGCTGTGGCCTTTCCTGTGGACATTCCCAAGTAG
- the mdm4 gene encoding protein Mdm4 isoform X2, translating to MSSLSAQPPASGSSCRTLPGDGNQVQPKAPLLQILRVAGAQEEVFTLKEVMHYLGQYIMGKQLYDKQRQHIVHCQDDPLGELLEVESFSVKNPSPVYEMLKKYLVVLGCSDAAENLSVGRECVEGGVEDRGQMCGAVVKAGLEAGSEGPLLQTTSQRRPREPDDDSLEGLPRSACKRPKLDVTLDEWDLSGLPWWFLGNLRSNYSRRSNGSTDIHTNQEEDTAIVSDTTDDLWFLTEGGSEQVSVEMKEAALEEGSAGEGEAPPEDDDGGGKEEKADREMQEDPDEDSQCLSDDTDTEISTQDAWQCTECRKYNTPLQRYCVRCWALRKNWYKDVPRLAHSLSVPDIPACSSLSTHDEEDDSDAGIDVPDCSRTVSDPVILPSHSTADRPLPTMITGKGKGPWPSSFHKDEQLSGGESQENLGMEIEEVRPEALLEPCKLCRVRPRNGNIIHGRTAHLLTCFPCARRLHKFQAPCPGCGKIIQKVIKIFIL from the exons ATGAGCTCCCTATCAGCCCAGCCTCCGGCATCAGGCTCATCATGCAGGACACTACCTGGAGATGGAAATCAG GTACAACCAAAAGCCCCTCTCCTGCAGATTCTgcgtgttgccggagcccaagAAGAAGTCTTCACACTCAAAGAG GTGATGCACTACTTGGGTCAATACATCATGGGGAAGCAACTGTATGACAAACAGAGGCAGCACATCGTCCACTGCCAGGATGACCCTTTGGGagagctgctggaggtggagagCTTCTCCGTCAAAAACCCGAG cccaGTGTATGAAATGCTCAAGAAATACTTAGTCGTGCTTGGTTGTTCTG ACGCTGCAGAGAATCTTTCTGTGGGCCGTGAATGTGTAGAGGGCGGAGTGGAGGATCGTGGTCAG ATGTGTGGAGCTGTGGTCAAAGCAGGGCTGGAGGCTGGCAGCGAAGGGCCTCTCCTGCAGACCACCTCCCAGCGACGACCTCGGGAGCCAGACGATG ACTCCCTTGAAGGCCTGCCACGGTCAGCCTGCAAACGGCCCAAACTGGATGTTACTCTGGACGAGTGGGACCTTTCTGGCCTGCCCTGGTGGTTTCTGGGTAATCTCCGTAGTAACTACAGCCGCAGGAGCAATGGCTCTACTGACATCCATACAAACCAA GAGGAGGACACGGCCATCGTGTCGGACACCACTGACGACCTCTGGTTCCTGACTGAGGGCGGGAGTGAGCAAGTGAGCGTGGAGATGAAAGAGGCTGCACTGGAGGAAGGCAGTGCGGGAGAAGGGGAGGCTCCACctgaggatgatgatggaggCGGGAAGGAGGAGAAAGCAGATCGAGAG ATGCAGGAGGATCCTGATGAAGACTCGCAGTGTCTAAGTGATGACACTGATACAGAGATCTCAACACAG GATGCGTGGCAGTGCACTGAGTGCAGGAAGTATAACACCCCTCTCCAAAGGTACTGTGTTCGCTGCTGGGCTCTACGTAAGAACTGGTACAAAGATGTCCCCCGACTCGCCCATTCCCTTTCTGTCCCTGACATCCCAGCATGCAGCTCTCTCAGCACGCACGACGAGGAAGATGACAGCGACGCAGGCATTGACGTCCCAGACTGCAGCAGGACAGTCTCTGACCCCGTCATCCTGCCCTCTCACTCCACTGCTGACCGACCACTGCCCACCATGATAACAGGGAAAGGCAAGGGGCCTTGGCCCTCCAGCTTCCACAAGGATGAGCAGCTCTCAGGAGGGGAGAGTCAGGAAAATCTGGGAATGGAGATTGAAGAAGTTAGGCCTGAGGCACTGTTGGAGCCTTGCAAGCTCTGTCGAGTGAGACCCCGCAACGGAAACATAATACACGGGCGCACAGCTCACCTGCTAACCTGCTTCCCATGTGCAAGGAGGCTACACAAGTTCCAGGCTCCTTGTCCAGGATGTGGGAAGATCATTCAAAAAGTTATTAAGATATTCATTCTCTaa